Proteins from one Streptomyces sp. NBC_00289 genomic window:
- a CDS encoding ATP-binding protein, which yields MTTHRAATLPQPWMTDGGPTAASSAPAVSPLASRAFEMVMAPASIHVAQARGTTAAVLRQWALPDAPAEDAQLVVSELVTNAISHGSGAVGLRVLYGNHQLRIEVTDGSTTPAKRRRAGANDLGGRGLLLVAHLSHRWGVADSGRTTYAVIPTLTEASPCRRTAQPTLDPTW from the coding sequence ATGACCACGCACCGGGCAGCAACGCTTCCCCAACCCTGGATGACTGACGGCGGCCCCACCGCCGCCAGCAGCGCGCCGGCCGTGTCTCCACTGGCATCCCGTGCCTTCGAGATGGTCATGGCGCCGGCGAGTATTCACGTCGCTCAAGCACGAGGCACCACAGCGGCCGTGCTGAGGCAGTGGGCCCTGCCGGACGCCCCGGCAGAAGACGCCCAGCTTGTCGTCTCAGAGTTGGTGACCAACGCGATCAGTCACGGCTCTGGGGCTGTGGGTCTGCGGGTGCTGTACGGCAACCACCAGCTCCGGATCGAGGTCACGGACGGAAGCACCACCCCTGCCAAGCGACGACGCGCAGGTGCCAACGACCTGGGCGGGCGAGGGCTGCTCCTAGTCGCGCACCTGTCACATCGGTGGGGCGTGGCCGACAGCGGCCGGACTACATATGCGGTCATTCCCACTCTTACGGAGGCATCCCCATGTCGCCGCACGGCGC
- a CDS encoding helix-turn-helix domain-containing protein, producing MAADPFAELLRQLRRNADRSQDEQADAINAASGRATVTRREVSRYENGENVPTNHTLGHIAVACGVPLEPLLREAKAARARRRKKDDAEGEDLDDVKRRTLLGGAVVGAAAAAEPWGRLAYALSKGARIDPESASVLIDHAAELHMDELSESARSLQNRVESHLDAITAALPRAGGHERALTIAAGETAALAGWVAWDLGEHDKAAAYYRVTSECAKEAGHPPLRALALGYASYGAATPGKALEMLSQAAQDVRGHGNATAAAWALGRYAEEAAQSADEAGALRALEQARFAYDFADHTNEQAWVRFVTPYRMDSLALSVYGELKRQELTVTADSAVERLGEELPDSGVVVLGDLASALLHGGDVDRGVYVARQFAAAAESKPNTMGRQRAQSIAAWLPDTERDLAGHLLAFAS from the coding sequence ATGGCAGCAGATCCGTTCGCCGAACTACTCCGTCAGCTGCGCCGTAACGCGGACCGATCGCAGGATGAGCAGGCGGATGCGATCAACGCGGCCTCGGGCCGGGCGACGGTGACCCGCCGAGAGGTCAGTCGGTACGAGAACGGTGAGAACGTCCCTACGAACCACACACTTGGGCACATTGCTGTGGCCTGCGGCGTTCCGTTGGAGCCGCTCCTGCGGGAGGCCAAGGCCGCCCGAGCCAGGCGGAGGAAGAAGGACGACGCTGAAGGGGAGGACCTGGACGACGTGAAGCGCCGAACGCTGCTGGGAGGCGCCGTCGTCGGCGCTGCTGCCGCTGCCGAGCCTTGGGGCCGACTCGCCTACGCGCTCAGCAAGGGAGCCAGGATCGACCCCGAGTCCGCGTCGGTGCTCATCGATCACGCGGCCGAGTTGCACATGGACGAGCTGAGTGAAAGCGCACGCAGTTTGCAGAACCGGGTCGAGTCTCACCTCGACGCGATCACGGCGGCCCTTCCGCGCGCTGGCGGCCACGAGCGAGCGCTGACCATCGCGGCGGGGGAAACCGCGGCCCTTGCCGGATGGGTCGCCTGGGACCTGGGGGAACACGATAAGGCTGCTGCCTATTACCGGGTGACCTCGGAGTGCGCGAAGGAGGCCGGGCACCCGCCCTTGCGCGCCCTGGCGCTTGGCTACGCGAGCTACGGTGCCGCTACCCCGGGTAAGGCGCTGGAGATGCTGTCACAGGCGGCTCAGGATGTGCGGGGGCATGGCAATGCGACCGCTGCGGCGTGGGCATTGGGACGGTACGCGGAGGAAGCGGCTCAATCAGCTGACGAAGCCGGCGCTCTCCGGGCCTTGGAGCAGGCGAGATTCGCGTATGACTTCGCGGATCACACGAACGAGCAGGCGTGGGTCCGCTTCGTGACGCCGTACCGGATGGACTCACTGGCGCTTTCGGTATACGGCGAACTCAAGCGCCAAGAACTGACGGTCACAGCCGACTCCGCGGTCGAGCGCCTCGGTGAGGAACTGCCTGACTCTGGAGTGGTGGTCCTCGGTGACCTGGCGTCGGCACTTCTGCACGGCGGCGACGTAGACCGTGGGGTCTACGTCGCGCGCCAGTTCGCCGCAGCAGCGGAGTCAAAGCCGAACACCATGGGACGTCAGCGAGCGCAGAGCATCGCTGCCTGGCTCCCCGACACGGAGCGCGACCTGGCCGGCCACTTGCTGGCGTTCGCGTCGTGA
- a CDS encoding AlpA family transcriptional regulator, with the protein MARPPALKLAEVLAEIRMSPSAFYRLRARGQAPRMIKLPNGELRCRRVDLDAWWEACERDTPEWR; encoded by the coding sequence ATGGCTCGCCCTCCTGCGCTCAAACTCGCCGAGGTCCTGGCGGAAATCCGAATGAGCCCGTCAGCGTTCTACCGCTTGCGCGCTCGCGGTCAAGCACCCCGAATGATCAAACTTCCGAATGGTGAACTCCGCTGCCGCCGCGTCGATCTAGACGCGTGGTGGGAAGCGTGTGAGAGGGATACGCCTGAATGGCGATGA
- the cutA gene encoding divalent-cation tolerance protein CutA encodes MAHEIVIAQTTSDNEDQAKALARGAVESKLAAGVHIDAPITAFYWWKGKVETAQEWRISYMTSTDRLPALQAWLHEKHPYDVPQWVTLPVTGGSEAYLSWVVEETHPQ; translated from the coding sequence ATGGCCCACGAGATTGTGATCGCGCAGACGACCAGTGACAACGAGGATCAGGCGAAGGCGCTGGCTCGGGGTGCGGTCGAGAGCAAGCTGGCAGCGGGCGTTCACATCGATGCGCCTATCACCGCCTTCTACTGGTGGAAGGGGAAGGTCGAGACGGCGCAGGAGTGGCGGATCTCGTACATGACTTCAACGGACCGTCTCCCGGCACTGCAGGCGTGGCTGCACGAGAAGCATCCGTATGACGTCCCCCAGTGGGTCACGCTGCCCGTGACCGGAGGATCGGAGGCGTACCTGTCCTGGGTGGTCGAGGAGACTCACCCGCAGTAG
- a CDS encoding tyrosine-type recombinase/integrase — protein sequence MAMSYRVRFWDTRERPDRRKGFEVRWTVNGREKSESFLTKGLAESRRSKLVTAARDGEPFDTRTGLPASELRALKQRTTWYVLAQEYIEQRWDRTPGNTRRTLADALATITPAFVEPEHMSRAPHELRRALYSWAFNKKAWEEDPPEEWQAALDWLQRHSLPVSELAEPDVLRRGLDALCRKVDGAAAAAKTVKRKKAAVNEVFGVAVERGYFTQNPLSGLRWSAPEVADEVDPDCMPNPAQVGRLLAAVRALPGRGPHLYAFFGCMYYAAMRPAEVIHLQKSQCRLPASGWGLLNLKGGVVTAGKGWTNDGAVHEVHSLKRRAAKATRPVPIPPVLVRMLREHIESFGVAPDGRLFRNAAGNYVDPSAYGITWGRAREAALTLDEHALELAKRPYDLRHAGISFWLASGVDPAECARRAGQSIQVLFRYYAKFLAEARNHANSLIEESMRRWEGRDGSAEDA from the coding sequence ATGGCGATGAGTTACAGAGTTCGATTTTGGGACACACGCGAGCGGCCAGACCGTCGCAAGGGGTTCGAGGTTCGATGGACGGTCAATGGGCGGGAGAAATCCGAGTCCTTTCTCACGAAGGGGCTTGCGGAGAGCCGACGTTCCAAACTCGTGACTGCCGCGCGCGACGGCGAGCCGTTCGACACAAGGACGGGCCTGCCGGCCTCCGAGCTCCGGGCCCTGAAACAGCGCACCACCTGGTATGTCCTGGCGCAGGAGTACATCGAGCAGCGTTGGGACCGTACGCCGGGAAACACACGTCGAACGCTTGCCGACGCTCTCGCGACCATCACTCCAGCCTTCGTCGAGCCAGAGCACATGTCCCGGGCACCTCATGAACTGCGGAGGGCGCTTTATTCATGGGCTTTCAACAAAAAAGCCTGGGAGGAGGATCCACCCGAGGAGTGGCAGGCAGCACTGGATTGGCTGCAGCGCCATTCGCTGCCCGTGAGCGAGTTGGCGGAGCCCGATGTTCTGCGCCGGGGACTCGACGCTCTGTGCCGCAAGGTTGATGGGGCAGCCGCTGCAGCGAAGACGGTGAAGCGCAAGAAAGCTGCCGTCAACGAGGTGTTCGGGGTCGCAGTGGAACGTGGGTACTTCACCCAGAACCCGCTGAGCGGCTTGCGGTGGTCTGCGCCGGAAGTTGCCGACGAAGTCGATCCGGACTGCATGCCCAATCCGGCGCAGGTGGGCCGCCTGCTTGCTGCGGTCAGGGCGCTGCCCGGTCGAGGCCCACACCTGTACGCCTTTTTCGGGTGTATGTACTACGCCGCGATGCGTCCTGCTGAGGTTATTCACTTGCAGAAGTCTCAGTGCCGACTGCCAGCGAGCGGATGGGGGCTCCTCAATCTGAAGGGCGGGGTGGTCACGGCGGGGAAGGGGTGGACGAATGACGGTGCCGTTCACGAGGTCCACTCACTGAAGCGACGGGCGGCCAAGGCGACGAGGCCCGTGCCAATCCCGCCTGTGCTGGTGCGCATGCTGCGCGAGCACATAGAGAGTTTTGGTGTCGCGCCCGATGGACGTCTGTTCCGCAATGCAGCGGGAAACTACGTCGATCCTTCCGCGTACGGCATCACATGGGGACGTGCGCGTGAGGCCGCACTGACTCTCGATGAACACGCCCTTGAGCTTGCGAAACGCCCCTACGACCTGCGCCATGCAGGAATATCATTCTGGCTTGCCTCCGGTGTCGACCCGGCAGAGTGCGCGCGCCGCGCCGGACAAAGCATCCAGGTTCTCTTCCGCTACTACGCCAAGTTTCTGGCCGAGGCACGGAACCATGCCAACAGCCTGATCGAGGAGTCGATGCGAAGGTGGGAGGGGCGGGACGGCAGTGCAGAGGACGCATGA